From a single Opisthocomus hoazin isolate bOpiHoa1 chromosome 6, bOpiHoa1.hap1, whole genome shotgun sequence genomic region:
- the DENND10 gene encoding DENN domain-containing protein 10 isoform X2, producing MMESYIAVLTKGICQSEENGSFLSKDFDARKAYLAGSIKDIVSQFGMETVILYTALMLKKRIVVYHPRIEAIQEFTRTLPALVWHRQDWSILHSYVHLNEEEVEALKACTGYIAGFTDSEVNSRPDLYDVYVNLADSEITVSPVVKEAMTMGKLHKEIGQLIVQSAEDPDKSDSQVIKDISLKTKEILATLVSLTEVSDGNEKPTLNSEALKQKRFPPATENFLFHLAAAEQMLKI from the exons ATGATGGAGAGTTACATTGCAGTCCTTACAAAGGGGATCTGCCAGAGCGAAGAAAACGGGTCTTTCCTCAGCAAGGATTTTGATGCTCGGAAGGCTTATCTTGCTGGTTCCATCAAAG aTATCGTGTCTCAGTTTGGAATGGAAACAGTTATCTTATATACGGCACTGATGTTAAAGAAGAGAATTGTAGTGTACCATCCTAGAATAGAAGCTATCCAGGAGTTTACCAG GACTTTGCCTGCCTTAGTGTGGCATCGACAAGACTGGTCAATTCTTCATTCATATGTACATCTAAATGAGGAGGAAGTGGAAGCCTTAAAAGCCTGCACAG GTTACATTGCTGGATTCACGGATTCTGAAGTGAACAGCAGACCAGACCTCTACGACGTGTATGTGAATTTGGCAGATAGCGAGATCACTGTTTCTCCTGTAGTAAAAG AGGCAATGACAATGGGAAAACTTCACAAAGAAATTGGACAACTAATTGTTCAATCTGCAGAAGATCCAGATAAATCAGACAGCCAAGTCATTAAG gaTATTTCTCTGAAGACAAAAGAAATCTTGGCTACTTTAGTCTCACTTACTGAAGTTTCCGATGGCAATGAAAAACCAACCCTTAACTCTGAGGCCCTGAAACAAAAGCGATTTCCACCAGCtacagaaaactttctttttcatttagcaGCTGCTGAACAAATGCTCAAAATCTGA
- the SFXN4 gene encoding sideroflexin-4, whose product MDANLRFWRAEGQSFLQRFLLWADVLDPLLLLRSSDEIRRARLLIQNSEPVQNDQTKQAFLLSLSSVHPDTDKIIPVIFRPPAFLPMCLPLVIVSSLQLQAKPTFFWQFVFHTYTTGFTLLNGNGTAKAEEYSVQQKQILCGLGAISYAACVGALPLVFVNRYALKTSLTELVVRKLLPAPLLGLMCAFTAVVVRSPEFENGIEVMDRNGKVVGLSQKAGEKAVKETALSRAVLFGTTFFLPAVLMPFVERAKIAKTPRALATMRMLAVMSVLAGMLPVSLSMFPQCGEIKRADLEPEILSSTEETELFYNRGI is encoded by the exons ATGGACGCCAACCTGCGGTTCTGGAGGGCGGAGGGGCAG TCTTTTTTGCAGAGGTTTCTTCTGTGGGCGGACGTGTTggacccgctgctgctgctgagatccTCC GATGAAATCAGAAGAGCCAGGTTACTCATACAAAACAGTGAGCCCGTACAGAATGATCAG ACAAAACAAGCTTTCCTGCTAAGTCTG tccaGTGTACATCCTGATACAGACAAGATCATTCCTGTTATATTTAGACCTCCAG ccTTCCTGCCCATGTGTCTTCCATTG GTTATTGTTTCATCTCTTCAGCTCCAAGCAAAGCCAACTTTTTTTTGGCAG TTCGTGTTTCACACATATACCACTGGATTCACCCTATTAAATGGAAATGGTACTGCAAAGGCTGAA GAGTACTCAGTTCAACAAAAGCAGATTCTCTGCGGCTTGGGAGCCATTTCCTATGCAGCATGTGTTGGT GCTCTTCCTCTTGTCTTCGTGAATCGATACGCGTTGAAGACTTCGTTAACAGAACTAGTCGTCAGAAAACTTCTACCTGCACCTCTGCTTG GCTTGATGTGTGCATTTACTGCGGTGGTGGTGAGAAGCCCAGAATTTGAGAATGGAATCGAAGTGATGGACAGGAATGGCAAGGTTGTAGGACTGTCACAGAAGGCTGGTGAGAAG GCTGTTAAAGAAACAGCATTGTCAAGAGCGGTCTTGTTTGGGACAACGTTCTTCCTGCCAGCTGTGCTTATGCCCTTTGTGGAAAG AGCCAAAATTGCAAAAACTCCACGTGCTTTGGCGACAATGAGAATGCTTGCGGTTATGTCGGTACTAGCAGGGATGCTACCAGTTTCACTTAGTATGTTCCCGCAGTGTGGGGAG ATAAAGCGGGCAGACCTTGAACCGGAAATTCTGTCATCTACAGAAGAAACGGAGTTATTCTACAACAGGGGAATTTAG
- the PRDX3 gene encoding thioredoxin-dependent peroxide reductase, mitochondrial, whose protein sequence is MAAALGRLLRTVVPAAAAAGRGLTARPLPCARRPLSLAAARCAPAVTQHAPSFRGTAVVNGEFKELSLDDFKGKYLVLFFYPLDFTFVCPTEIVAFSNKANEFRDVNCEVVAVSVDSHFCHLAWINTPRKSGGLGKMNIPVLSDLTKQISRDYGVLLEGPGIALRGLFIIDPNGIIKHLSVNDLPVGRSVEETLRLVKAFQYVETHGEVCPANWTPDSPTIKPSPEASKEYFEKVHT, encoded by the exons ATGGCCGCCGCGCTGGGAAGACTCCTGCGGACCGTG gtgcccgctgccgccgccgccgggaggggTCTGACGGCGCGGCCCCTGCCctgcgcccgccgcccgctcagCCTCG CCGCGGCGCGGTGTGCCCCGGCGGTCACGCAGCACGCCCCGTCCTTCAGAGGCACGGCCGTGGTGAACGGAGAGTTCAAGGAGCTGAGCCTGGATGACTTCAAGGGGAAGTACCTGGTCCTCTTCTTCTACCCCCTGGACTT CACCTTCGTCTGCCCCACAGAAATTGTGGCCTTCAGCAACAAAGCAAATGAATTTCGGGATGTGAACTGTGAAGTGGTGGCGGTTTCTGTGGATTCTCATTTTTGCCATCTGGCCTGGATAAACACGCCACGAAAG AGCGGTGGTTTGGGCAAAATGAATATTCCAGTTCTGTCGGACCTCACAAAACAAATCTCCCGTGATTATGGTGTGCTGCTAGAAGGACCTGGGATCGCACTAAG AGGCCTCTTCATCATTGATCCAAACGGGATCATCAAGCATCTGAGTGTCAACGATCTCCCCGTCGGTCGTAGCGTGGAAGAGACCCTCCGCCTGGTGAAAGCATTCCAGTACGTGGAAACACATGGGGAGGTTTGCCCGGCAAACTGGACTCCAGACTCCCCTACA ATCAAGCCAAGCCCAGAAGCTTCTAAAGAATATTTTGAGAAAGTGCACACATAA